One Acropora palmata chromosome 2, jaAcrPala1.3, whole genome shotgun sequence genomic window carries:
- the LOC141874202 gene encoding sodium- and chloride-dependent glycine transporter 2-like has translation MTEKESIVSASDEKAEKPQGSHVAFVEQMTVEEGDVVVIEEEREKWGKKIDFMLSCIGYAVGLGNVWRFPYLCYENGGATFLIPYFIMLAINGIPLFYMELAIGQYLSLGTVGAWTALCPIARGIGFGMIMVSFLVSIYYNLIIAWCLLYLFESFRKDVPWKNCGNKWNTPLCSETTERADFNCSAIGLAVGCKTTSPSEEFFNHYILKITDSISDMGSVSWQIVLCLILAWVIVYLCLIKGVASSGKVVYFTATFPYVVLFILMIRGATLEGSLDGVLFYLKPEVSKLKDPRVWVRAASQIFYSLGVGFGSLITFGSYNKFNNNCERDAIIVSCVNCGTSFFAGFVVFSVLGFMAQTLKVKVGDVVTSGPGLAFVGYPEAIAQMPVSTLWAILFFFMLLTLGLDSQFAMVECVVTGLSDEYPKYLRRYKPFFLIGVCVLMFLLAIPMCSQGGMYVFNLFDMQSGGISLLFIGFCEAAVIGWGVGTQTLGDMIEKMIGKRPNIFFLICWKYLSPLATLVIIIASLAQWGGISYDKKPYPGWAEFFGWLLALASMVMVPIFAIVQCYYSKGTTITEVSMLS, from the exons ATGACTGAGAAGGAAAGCATTGTTAGCGCGAGCGACGAAAAAGCGGAGAAACCGCAAGGTAGTCACGTTGCTTTTGTGGaacaaatgactgttgaagaAGGAGATGTAGTTGTGATCGAGGAAGAACGAGAGAAATGGGGCAAGAAAATCGACTTCATGCTGTCATGCATTGGGTATGCTGTTGGACTAGGCAATGTGTGGCGGTTCCCGTATTTGTGCTACGAAAACGGCGGAG CCACGTTTCTCATACCGTACTTTATCATGCTTGCAATCAATGGAATCCCTCTTTTCTATATGGAGCTTGCAATTGGTCAGTACCTCAGCCTTGGAACCGTGGGAGCTTGGACAGCTCTCTGTCCTATTGCAAGAG gaATTGGGTTCGGAATGATCATGGTTTCTTTTCTGGTGTCCATTTATTACAATTTGATAATCGCCTGGTGCCTTCTTTACTTGTTTGAGTCCTTCAGAAAAGACGTGCCTTGGAAGAACTGCGGCAACAAATGGAACACGCCGCTATGCAG CGAGACAACGGAGCGTGCCGACTTCAATTGCTCAGCAATTGGCCTCGCTGTCGGATGCAAAACAACATCCCCATCAGAAGAATTTTTCAA TCATTACATTCTGAAAATTACTGATAGCATATCTGACATGGGTTCCGTGAGCTGGCAGATTGTTTTATGTTTGATCCTTGCTTGGGTCATCGTCTACTTGTGCCTCATCAAAGGAGTGGCGTCTTCCGGAAAA gTTGTCTATTTTACTGCTACCTTTCCGTATGTGGTGTTGTTCATTCTCATGATTCGTGGAGCCACACTCGAAGGATCTCTAGATGGCGTCTTATTTTACCTCAAGCCAGAAGTTTCAAAGTTGAAAGATCCCAGG GTTTGGGTCAGAGCGGCATCGCAAATCTTTTACTCACTCGGTGTTGGATTTGGGTCTCTCATCACTTTCGGAAGCTATAACAAGTTTAACAATAACTGCGAGAG GGATGCCATCATAGTCAGCTGCGTAAACTGTGGTACAAGTTTCTTCGCAGGATTTGTGGTGTTTAGTGTTCTTGGTTTCATGGCTCAAACACTAAAAGTTAAAGTCGGAGACGTGGTTACTTCAG GACCTGGACTTGCCTTTGTGGGTTACCCGGAAGCTATCGCTCAGATGCCCGTCAGCACCTTATGGGccattttgttcttctttatGCTTCTCACCCTTGGCCTCGACAGTCAG TTTGCCATGGTTGAGTGTGTTGTCACGGGTCTTTCAGATGAGTACCCCAAGTACCTCAGACGTTATAAGCCATTCTTTCTAATTGGAGTTTGCGTGTTAATGTTCCTTTTGGCTATCCCCATGTGTTCACAG GGCGGTATGTACGTTTTTAACTTATTTGATATGCAGTCCGGAGGAATTTCCCTTCTTTTTATTGGATTTTGTGAAGCAGCTGTCATTGGCTGGGGTGTTG GTACACAGACACTTGGCGATATGATTGAAAAGATGATTGGAAAACGCCCGAACATATTTTTCCTTATCTGCTGGAAATACCTATCACCCCTTGCCACGCTG GTTATTATCATAGCAAGCTTGGCTCAGTGGGGTGGTATTAGTTATGACAAAAAGCCTTACCCCGGATGGGCTGAATTCTTTGGCTGGTTGCTTGCGCTCGCCTCCATGGTGATGGTTCCAATATTCGCAATTGTTCAGTGCTACTATTCTAAAGGAACCACTATTACAGAGGTAAGTATGTTGTCTTAA
- the LOC141874203 gene encoding octopamine receptor beta-1R-like — protein sequence MANQSNSTFSIAPRIFNKEVVIVSCFFYVIIAFLTVFGNGLVIGSFMRYYRLRTITNYFVVSLAVADIIVGVISIPIWISILLYSSAEIGEVVNIVYNVLDLFAGASSILHLVVISMERFFAVVYPIRHRNTSTKVYNVFLIAVWVIPAVACGSSIELKKTSREANMLFLFITFFVVPLFVILSAYARIWHTASTRIQPLQQSSRTMKRDMRIAFTIALVIGFFVIAWLPFFTVQLLLVFCHQCQPEIYSKGLLLFVKFMHYSNSAVNPIIYAIKIPEFRRAYKQLVELCLCCSKTNEDNSRTADDLLSATEMHLPSYSIRERALSP from the coding sequence atggccaACCAATCAAACTCCACATTTTCGATTGCTCCTCGCATCTTCAATAAGGAAGTTGTCATTgtatcatgttttttttacgTCATCATTGCGTTCTTAACAGTGTTTGGAAATGGACTCGTCATTGGCTCGTTCATGCGGTATTATCGCCTACGCACCATCACGAATTACTTTGTGGTGAGTCTCGCTGTGGCAGACATCATAGTGGGTGTCATTTCTATTCCAATTTGGATCTCGATATTGTTATATTCCTCTGCTGAAATTGGAGAAGTAGTGAACATAGTCTATAATGTGCTTGATCTATTCGCGGGTGCCTCTTCTATTTTACACCTTGTGGTCATAAGTATGGAACGATTCTTTGCTGTGGTATACCCGATTCGACACCGAAACACATCTACCAAAGTCTACAACGTCTTCTTGATAGCCGTCTGGGTAATTCCAGCGGTGGCTTGTGGATCTTCGATAGAGTTAAAGAAGACAAGCCGAGAGGCAAAcatgttgtttcttttcattacaTTTTTTGTCGTTCCCTTGTTCGTGATTTTGTCCGCGTATGCAAGAATCTGGCATACAGCTAGCACGCGAATTCAACCACTACAGCAGAGCTCCAGGACAATGAAACGTGACATGCGCATCGCATTCACCATTGCTCTTGTCATTGGCTTTTTCGTAATAGCTTGGTTACCTTTCTTCACAGTTCAGTTGCTACTAGTGTTTTGTCACCAATGTCAACCCGAGATTTACAGCAAAGGTCTCCTGTTGTTTGTCAAGTTCATGCATTACAGTAACTCAGCGGTTAATCCCATTATCTACGCCATTAAAATCCCAGAATTCCGACGAGCCTACAAGCAGCTGGTTGAACTGTGTCTATGCTGTTCAAAAACGAATGAAGATAATTCTCGAACAGCTGACGACCTTTTGTCAGCAACAGAAATGCACTTACCGTCATATAGCATAAGGGAACGGGCATTGTCGCCGTAA